AAACTGCCtgtttccacctcagtaacatctctgtcccacctcagctcatctgctgatgaaaccctcatccaaacctTTGTTACCCCTAGCCTTGACTATTCAAATGCACTCCTGGCTAGCCTCCCAAattctaccttccataaacttgaggtaatccaaaactctgctatttGTTTCCTTACGCCAAGTTCTGTTCGCCCATCACTTCTGTACTTGTTGACCTATATTGCTTCTGGTCAAGCCACtccttgatttcaaaattcttatTCTGTTTTCAACTTCCTCTATTGCCTTGCCTCTCCCTAACTCTCCCTCTCTAGACCCCTCAGATAAATGCATTCATCTAATTCTGACCGGTTGTGCATCCCgatttttaattgctccaccaatgCTGGCAGTGCTTTCAGTTGCCTTTGCCTTAagacctggaattccctccctaaacctatcTACTGTTATTTCCTCCCTTATGGCATTCCTTAAACCGGAACTCTTTGATCTAGCTTTTGACCATCTTCCCTCATATAGTTTTAGGTGACTCTGCTAAAGCTTGCTTTGTACAaagtgtgaagcactttggggcattttattatgttcaaggtgctaaataaatataCGCTATTGAAAGTGCTTTTTGCTAAAAGTGGAATTATTCTATTCCTCAGCAATGGCCTCCCTCATGTCATCTATGATCAGCATAATTTCACTGTTGCAGATATTGTCAAAATTACTTTGAAAGGACTTTTAAATCTGGTTACTGAATATTTAAAAGTATTGTAAATATGGAATGGCTCCATGAACAAATATCACTTATATTATTGAGTCATACAGAGCAGGAAGATTCCTAATTTAGCTGGTCTCCGGGCAGTGAGACTGCAACCTTAGGCCTCTGCATCATGTACTACCAAAGGCATAGAGTCAGCATTCCCATGCCTGGAAGTACTTATGTAGGCTTTGGGTAGGAATAGGATCAGACTTTGACACTATAGTGTTACATAGCTGAGTAACTTGTCCACACTATCTAGGTTCACATGAAGAATTGTGTGGTAGCACACAGGATGGCAATGATATGTGGATCCATGGTTCAGTCTGAAACACTATCTTCAGTAGTATCCTGAGAGGCTAAAAAAGTGGAATTCATGTGAAGCTTTGGGGATTTGATTTGTAGGATGTTTATGTCCTTATGTGTATTTTTGAGGTGCATCTTTTGCATGTAAATTTTggcctgcactctttttaaaGAGCTAGTTATTGCTGGTTTCTTCTGATCTTGGGAAGGATTCACAAGCAGATCTCACCTACAGAGAAACTTCTCCAGCAGCTACTCTCTGGATGTGCCATGTGGCCTTAAAGACACAGACCAGGTTGCTGCTCCATCcttagcagcagaataatacaCTGTATTGCATGGTACAATTCTCATGTTCATATGAAGTATCGTATCTTCTGAGATACCACGGGCAATAAAGAGGAGATTTTCTAGTGCTTACAATGCCTGCTCCTCATTGCATATGGTACTTCCACCAGAACCTGAGCTGCAGAAACGAAATCCAATTACCAACCATTTTTCCTGAATTGTTTTATTAGATATGAGGTAACATCTACCAAATACACACGGGATATCTACAAAGAACTGCTGATTTCCCTAGTGGCTTCTCTTTTTATGGGATTTGGAGTACTTTTCCTTCTCCTATGGGTCGGGATCTATGTTTGAGGACAGCTGTAAGTGTGCAAGGAAGGTAAGGAGCAGCTTCTGTTTCCTTTTATGACTATAAGCCTTCAGGTGATTGTGTAATACACTAACAAATTGCACTTAAACCTGGACACTTGAATATTGTGTGGAATGTTACTTGAGTGCTATATTGCCCTAATGTCCAGTTGTAATGTATTAAGGCCCTAGTTTTCCTTTTTCAACCCCACACCACAATTTTCTTCTTTCCTGAAGGTACTAGAGTATGTGTTTTCGGGTGTCAGGGTGCAGACTCATAGGTTTTGGATGGCCTTTGGTACTTTGCACAGTTGTGATCTCAGAGGCTAAGAATAGAGTTTTTGACACCGAAGGGAATCAGAGCTGAGTTACCTGATGTCTTTGCATGCacactttccagcaggg
This sequence is a window from Carcharodon carcharias isolate sCarCar2 chromosome 10, sCarCar2.pri, whole genome shotgun sequence. Protein-coding genes within it:
- the tmem258 gene encoding transmembrane protein 258 is translated as MELEAMTRYTSPVNPAVFPHLTVVLLAIGMFFTAWFFVYEVTSTKYTRDIYKELLISLVASLFMGFGVLFLLLWVGIYV